The Alligator mississippiensis isolate rAllMis1 chromosome 11, rAllMis1, whole genome shotgun sequence genomic interval GAGAGCACTTACCCGACCCACCTTCCCCCAGCTTGCTTTGCACATTGTTCTTTGCAGTCTCTGCTGTGGCCCTGCCGCCTGCCAGCCCACTGCCGAAGGACCCAGCAGGCGCCTGTCCCTATTAGAAATCTTATTTGCACTGGAGGAGAGTGCAAATTGTCCTTTCTCTCCTAGACCTGGATTGCAATATGGGGAGGCACGGAAGATCTTGGCAGGAGCAGTACAAAGTCAAACCCAGACagaaggagggagtggaggccaaGAGGGCCCTGGGATAAtgaatttaaaatacattaattgTCTGAGGTGGCTAATGAAGGCGCTGCAGCCCTCAGACTGCTCCAGAGCAGCACTTGAGAGCCCCTCCAGCACAGAACAGGAGCCATGCAACAGGCTGCAACAGGATGCTGGGCTCCATCCTTTTGTCTGGATTCCTAAGGCAGTGCTAGACTGGGAGATGCGGTAGTTTGATAGATAAAATGGCTAGATACTGCAGTGCGGCTGGGAGGAAATAGATACTGCAGCAGATAAAGACGGCGGCTCAGCGTGGGCTGGGTGGTGGCTGAAAGAACGTGGAGTGCCTGCTGGGGGTCTGCAGGTGAAGGGGTAACAGTGCTTCCTGGTCAGGGCTCCTCTGTTTTTTGCACAGAGCTGCATGGTCTCTCTAACACACACACCTGCTGCACGAgaagcatgaggacactgatgCAAACATAGAGTGCGTTGCCAGGGCAAGTGCCACCTCTCTGCTTTGTGACTGGAAAgcggggagcaaggggagggaggaatataCAACGATAGCTCATTTCCAGCCCATCTGAAACAGAGCTGctaattaaagccccctccctcagtccccctgcccctggtagcctggCCCAGACCATGTTCTTTCATCTCAGAGTGGACCATGGAGTCCATCGTGAATCCATACACTTGTTCCCAGACTTTCAGGTGATGCTGAGGAGTTGTAGGAGCTGCAGCCCATGTGTGGGGCATAGGAGCAGAGTGTGTAAAGGCGTCTCACCACAGACCCAGAGGCCTGCGCTTGAGCTCTGCTCTTGCCAAAAGCAGCGGGTTGACCCAGTTGTGTGACCTGAGGGGTGAAACAGCAGACATGAAGCTAACCACATCACTCCATGTTATTGGCTCCTGGAACTAGTGCATCTTACCCATAGCAACCCAGTGCACCATGAGATGGGGTGGACCTCGAGCCTTATTGTGACCTTGTAGGAGCTGAAAGTAGCAGCCTGTGGCTGAGACAGCTCCTTCCCTAAATTCTCCTTCATTTGGCTAATTTGTTGTCTCCTAAGTATCCCAGCACAGGCCTCCAACACAAGTGGAGCAAACCTGTCTGCAGGCTGGGGATGCTATTCACTTAGCAAGTCAACTTTGGTGTTGGGCTATGACCTAGCAAAAACAAGACAAGGGCAAAGTTCTGTGTACATCTAAAAGCACCTCATCCAAAGGCCTTTGGGCCTGGGGGCCATACATATTCTCTAGTTCCTTGTCTCCACCATTACCTATccacaggggaaggggccacacagctctgctgatgctcctcagtgctgcctgccaTACTTCTCACTACCCCAGTCCTGGGGTTCCCTTACTACAGACACCAACTTATAAGAGTTAGGGTTGAGTCTGGAGAAAACCTGTCTAGTACTGGCAGTGATTGATCACCTGCAAACAATGTATAAGGCAAGGCTAGGACTGGGATGGCCTATTTCGGTCCACAGTGGCAAGCATTGGACTCCCCCAGCTTCCTGGCTGGCAGCCAAGGACTAATTTGATTAGCATGACCTATTTCCTGTGCTTTTTGGGTGATTTCATTACAGTCCATTTGATGCTTTCAGTTCTTCCTGCTATGTCAGGTCAGTGGGGTAAATCCATCGTGGTCCAGGCTCAAACATCATAGAGTGAAAAAACAAGTTTGCtcgaaaagaaaaccaaaaaaaacccaggtCCTTCATCCACCTCAGAGCTGTGTTTTCCTGGGGAAAGATATGGGAAAGTAGAGGAAGAAACAGCAGATGTGTAAAGGGCTTTCTCTTGGCCCAAAGAGCTATGTGAATAAGAACATAAAGATACCAAATACAGAGGAATGGATTAAGGGTTGCAACCCCTGATGTGAAGCAGAACTGGTGCTTCTCTGAATGTCCAGCCCAGGGGGTGCTAGCCCTTATGGACTGCTAACTGGAAAGGCCTTGCCCTGTCCCAAGTGTACGCTGAGGCCTGTGCTCTGGAGCAGCCAAGTCTCTTGTCACCGAAGAAGGCTACCATAAAACTCCAGCCAAGCTGGGTATGAGATTCTGAGCAGGGCTCAACTGCCTGCCGTTCTCCTTTGCACAGATCTGCGAGACCTGGGTAGCACCCAGCATGCCAGCAGGTTTAAAGACAAGAGCCCCCACACATACCCTAAAAACTACCCGAGACCAATGCAGCCCACCTAACAGAGACTAAATCCTGACTGTGTTTATTTTAGATGCTCCCTTAGACTCTCTCTGAAGGAGATGCTTCAAGAATTCAAACCCCAAGTAGTGGGCATGGTACTAGAAGGTGAAGACAGCCACAGCCATCATAGCCTTGCCAGCAGATGCCTGTCAAGTAGAAACTGTTTTAACAGTAGAACCCTGTTTGTCACGAGCAGAGCTTGTTTGGTCTGTGGGGGTGGATCTACTATGATTTTACTATGCTCACGCAGCGTGCGGCTTTGCTGGATTAGCTGCAACCTTGAGAGAAGCActttgttagggtgacaataccAGTCCTCCTCCACCAGGGAAGAGCACTTAATGTAGCTGTAGCCATAGTTATTACCCTGgcacccccttctctccctcatccCCCATTCAGTCCCTCTTAGTTTGGTGCAATGCTCCTTGCTGTTTGGCTTAGGTTGCTTGGGAAACACCCAAAGTAAAAGCAGGGAAAGACACTTGCTTCAGAATAAAAACTCCCACCCTATAAAGCCTGCGTGTGTTGTGGGAGATTCCACTGATGTAACCGGGTGCAAGTAGAAGTCTGTTGTGCAGAGCTGTTACACCAACAGGTATAGACACTGGCCTTTATAATCACAGCTGGATTATACAAGTCTCTCTTCCCAAGTGCTAACAGAGTTGTGTTCTGGGCACGTGCAGTGCCTTACACCGTGGGGCTCTGGTCTGCCATGGAGTGTGATacccatgccttttttttttttttttaaggaaaatttttcgcatcccaagtcaaatcagccaaatcaattccaaaccCAGGAGTCATTCAAGAACCGTATGTTGCCTTACTACGAGCAAGcatgctccacccccacctggggcttcagaggcttccaaatcctttggcagacaTCCTAGTGCAGGCCTAAGGTGTGGATGTCCAGGGTTTGGCTTGGGATTTGGCTGCCCCTGGGTTTTGTTTGCCTTCAGCCATAtggctagggaggagtctcccattgcCATAAAGTCAGcatatagccaagatcttcccactggggGTGAAAGTGGGAGACTAAATATGCATTACCTGGGTCCCTGCCAAGAAAGTGGCTTTCCCCTGCAACACTTACTGATCATTATGGATCATCTGGCTACTCCTCAAAGCCAGACAGGCATCCTACCAGCAAGCCCCAGGGCCAGAGACAGCCCAGGGGGTAGCCCctgtgcagagcagagcagaccaGCCCCGTCTGCTCgctgcccctcacttccctcTGCCTGAGCCCTAAGATGCAGCCTCCCACGGCTGCTGCCCAGAGGTCCCCAGCAGCCCCTTCCACCCTGGGACACCCCGGCTACAAGCCTCAGGCATGGGGCTGTCCCAGCCGGGCCCAGCGCAGGGCGCGCTCCGAACACCCGCCCGGAATTCCcgggaaaaaaagcccctcccCGCCCTTTATGCAGATCAGCCCGGCCCGGGAGCCAATGGGGCGGctcggggcggggcggagcgcgGGACTTGCCCGGGCATGTGGCAGCCATTGCCACAGCTAGTTCCGGGATAGACACGTGTAGCCGGCGCGGCGCGGGTCCGAggtgggtttggggcaggggggtggggcagggctcggAGCAATGATCTCGTTCCCCGTGTGGGTGTTTTAATGAGCTAAGGGCAGATCcggctcccagggctgggctgggctggggggtgcccGTGGCAGTGCCACCTGTTTCCCCCCCACTTGCTGTGGGAGTCCCCCAGGCCATGTGACTGCTGTGGGTTAGGCTGGCCCCATGCCCATAGCACAGCAGCTCCGGGGTTCCCctgggggatgggacaggggTGAGGTGTCTCCTGGTTGCCCATGCACTGACTAACCTGTTGCCCTGGCTGGCTTTGGCAGGATGCCTGCTGGCAAGGGGCAAGCACCAGGTGTCCTGAGGCCAGTGaaggcctgcaggctggggcagaaggAGTCCGAGGGCCGGTTCCTGGAGTACTACTATGCCAAGCGGGACCTGTGCTGTGCCCAGTCCAAAGCCCAGCCGTGCCTCCCAGCGGAGGCTGACAGTCAGGCCTTGCAGATTCAGGCTAAGAAGAAGAGCCGGAAGCACCAGCGGTTTATGAAGCGCagggctctgctggagcagagggggctcCTGGGACCCAAGCTGGGACAAAAGGTCCAGCCAGTTATACTCCAGCTGCCAGAAGCAGATATGGCACAGGAGCCACTCACCAAGAAAACGGGCAGCTGTGGGCAGCCAGCATCCATGGTGCGTGAGCAGCCTGCAGGAGAAACCCATGCCAAGCTCACCAAGCCGAAGCAGGTGCGGTCACAGGCTGAGTCAGACAGTCCTGAGGGCCCAGCGGGGCAGCGCCTCCTCTCACCACCCCAGGATTTGGCATGTAGATTATCTTTGCCTGCAAGCTCCAAGTCAGGCAGAGTTTCCTTGTCCTGGTCACTCCAGAGACCTTGGAAATATGTAGCCATTGACTGCGAGATGGTGGGCACGGGTCCTGGTGGGAAGCTGAGTGAGCTGGCACGATGCACAGTAGTCAGCTACAACGGAGATGTTGTCTATGACAAATATATCCGGCCGGAGCTCCCCATTGTGGACTACAGGACTCCGTGGAGTGGGATCACCAAGCGGCACATGCAGAACGCTACCCCATTCAAAGCTGCGCAGAGAGAGGTAAGCatgggggtagggtggggaggTCTCGCTTTGTTTCCTCTTAGGGCAGGTGGGATGAAACTGCTCTTCCTTCAGCAGGACCCTGGGATGTTGCTGTTCTGACAACGGCAGGCAGGGAGGCTTTGTCACCTGTCCTCCTTCCAGGCTCACTGGGGAGCTCTTCAAAACCCCAGCACAGTAGAGGCATGATTGGTGTGGGACCTGTCAACTCCTGACCACCCAGTCCTGGCTCTGAGTCTGGCTTGCTGCATGTCAGCCTAAAGCAGGATGCTCTGCATGTCTAGGCTGCTTCTCCTCATGCACCATTATCTCTGCCTTCCACTTCTCTCTTACTATTTTTTAACCTGCCCTGGAGGGTGCAGCAAGACAGCTTCTCTGAAACATTTGTCCCTGCTTCACTGTAGCATGTGTCTGGATAGTCATTGGAGGGCTTTTGGGATTGATTTCCTTAGGAAGCCTGACTAGATAAACCAGTCAGTGCAGCAGAGGGTTCTACTTTGGCTTTGCTGCCCAACTCACCTCCCTCTGACACTTCCAGGTCCTGCAGATCCTGAAAGACAAGATCGTGGTGGGCCATGCCATACATAATGACTTCCAAGCCCTCAAATATTTTCACCCCAAAGAGCAGACTCGAGATACCAGTCGGATCCCTTTGCTGAACCAGAAGGCAGGATTCCCCTTGAAAGCCAGCGTCTCTCTCAAGAGTCTGGCAAGGCAGCTGCTGCATACAAGAATTCAGGTGAGTGGTTCTGTACCTCCCAGGGGTGTTGTAAGGGCAGTACTTGGCTGATGTGGGCCAAATACGCATAGAAGCTAGAGGTGTAGATGTGGGTGGAGGCCTGGTTGTATTTGAATCTGGTCCAACAAAACCGGCTGGATAAGTAGTGTATGAGAGCTTAGCGTGCAGGATCTTTGCTGACTGTCCACTCTAACGTGGCTCTCTTCCTTTGCTGTCAGGTTGGCCGGAGAGGGCACTCGTCGGTGGAAGATGCTCAGACATCCATGGAGCTCTACAGACTGGTGGAGGAAGAGTGGGAGCAGAAACTTGCCAGCAGCCTTCCTCACAGTTTCCCTAGCAGCCCTACAGACAGTAATACAGACAGCAACCACTACCTGGATGACCAGTACTGGCCCACGGACCTGAACATTGATTGAATTTGATGTTAGAGACCAGGCATTTCTCCTTAAGGTGCTTTGAGATGTTCTCAGGCCTTCAGTTTGTAAGCTGAAACCAGTCGTTGGCTTCtatttaacacccccccccccccccccccgaaaggtAGTCTGGTGATAGTGCCCAAGGGACAGCAGTGATCAGTCCAATTGCCTCACTAGGAATCATGCAAACATAACTTGAAAGAAATTTATATTTTTAGCTTATTAAATAACACAAAGCTGTTGGCTTTAAAAGCTCCCATGTTCTCACCTGGCACATTCCTATGCCTTCTcctgtttgactttttttttttaacacctggGAGACCTAATATGAGACCAGGTGAGAAGCCCATCTCTGCTGGCAAGTGCTCTGGAGCCTGGAGTGGTGACCTGGCCTGACAACTTCCCACTGCAAAGCAGAGAGTGTTTAATTGTCTGCTGGAGGCAGAAAGTGCATCAGGGGAAAGGGCAGCTCAGGGCTGTCAGCTGGTAGAAACCTTAGAACGTCCTAGGTGCTGCTCCCTAAAGAGACCTGGGAGCTTGTTCCTCACAAGCTTTCTCCACTCTCCATTTCTGTCACATTAATCCCCAGAAAGCCTCCTTtgcaagctgcaggcagctgttttTCCTCTTCCCTCGAGCCCTGCCAGGAGTATTCTGACCTCTGGCACAGGGAGGATTACACTTATTTCACCCTGCCAGGGTCAAAGTGCTGCTGGGGTGTAGAAGCACCCAGACCGAGAAGCAGAGATAAGACATTAGTGACGAAGGGGTGTGGATTCCAAGTGCTGATATTTCTGCCCCATATGCAGGGATGCGGCCAAGCCACATCAAAACTATCTGATGCTTCCCCAACTGTGGGGATGACAGCATTTACCTGATGTCCCCTTAGAGCATGGAGCTGTTCTGACTTCTATTGGGGCTGCTGTGGCCTGTCAGCTAGTGAGGACTTTATATCCCTGGCTGGATCAGGTGCAGTGTCCTGCTCTTGGCCCTTTCCCAGCAGGTTGTGTCTGGCAGAACCCATGCATAGCCCCACTTGTCTTCTGGATTACACCCAGTTCTTTCCTGGCTCCTTTTTGCCCTTTGCCCATAGACTCCTGCATTGATGGTATTTAAGGATGTACCAGGATCAGGCTGGATCTTGTGTCCTGCAGCACTTCACCCAGGATGGTTGTGTGATTACAACAATGTTCTCTTATGGTTGGGACCTTCTTTTGAAATGTTGGAATGTCCCTTTCGGAGATGGGTTTTGGCAGAGCCATATAGCCAGTGTGATGCCCTGCAGTTGGAATATCTGGCTGGTAGGCTTGAGATGAGAAGTTTCCTTTATGTCCTCCCAGAGGTGGacccttctcttccctctcccccacctcgcCTCAGGTTAGGGTGTTTCTATGCAATGATGGGACCAGAGCCTATGTTGAATGCCAAGAGTAAGGTCAGCTCTGAGTATCAGTCAGCCTTGTTTTCACTTATTGGCCAGGTGCCTTTTGAAACAGTCCTGCAGGAGACTTGCCGTGGTGGCATATGGAGGTGTGAGGTGCGCTTACTGCTCTGGCCTTCATTTATGTGCTGTGCTTTTTAGCTGTACATCCTTGGTATGCACATTAACAAGTCTTGTTATCGCATAAACCAGAGTGAAGTGCTCCCTGCCCTTTGAACTTTATCTATGGGTTCTTCACAGGTGGAGCGAGGGAAGCAATCTACTGCACTTTCTAAAAGGCTAAATGTTTCTCAGGCAATGCTACTGGTAGCACATCTCGGGTGGGGCCTCTGTGGAAAGCAGAAAACACTCTTCTATCATTCTAGCCTGCCTCAGGTGGCCAAGATAGTTGCAAGGCTGAGTCACCTTTTAAGTATCTGAGAATGCAATGATCTGCTGAATGTGTCCTGCCTGGTGCCCTACTGCTGTTATAGATGAGACTTACCCACAGAAATAAGCTAGAGTTGTGGAATTAAGTGTCCTACTGATTCCTTGTCCGTCAGAGAGTTCTGTGTATACATAGGGTCCAATTTGTATGGGTTAGTGGCAGCCACGATGTTAGGACTTTGGGATAAGAAAACTTGGGTTGTTTTTAAAGGCTATCCAGGGACCTGGCTCAGTCCTCTCTGCCCATCAGTACTCATTAGCTGCTTTCTGTAGTGAGGAGGATAGGGCAGGATAGCCGGTGTTCCTTGCAACTTCATGCTTGCGTTCAGGATTGATGGTCAGTAATAAAGTGTTGCAGCCCCATCTTAATGGAGATGTACAAAACAAAAGTGCAGCACTACTGTTTTCCTCCTCATGCAGCCAACTGAAAAGATGTGTGACCTCTTCCCTCTTCAGATTCACACCTCAGTGGGATCATTACTATAACCTGGCACCATTAGCGCAAGAAAACAGGGCCAGCCAGAGCCTTTCAAGTGAGTAGCTCCCTCTGAGGCAGCAGGATCAGGCTGAACAAGCCAAGCCCACACTAATCACAAAGCACTTGCTCTGTATCACTGCCCAGCAAGAAAAGAGGTTTAAATTATTCTATTTATCTTCTCTATTTAACAAACTTTGATTAAACTTATTGATGGAAACCTCTCTgcctgtgtgcgtgcgtgcgtgtgtttGCTCGCTGTGTAACCTGTTCTGCTTCAGAGAGGGGATAGGGTATGGTATTCTTGTTAAGGAGTGAGAgagaagaatttttaaaatttcaggtCATTCTTATCTTGCACCAAAGGTGATGTGGGGAAACCTGACTACAAATAAATGGTAAGAGACCTATTTGCTCTGTATGGATCAAATCAATAGGAACCTTCAACTGTAAAACATGCTTATGGGAAGGGAATGCCCAGCCTCAGAGTTCATCCACTCCGAATGATCCTTAGCATATACCTCACGCTGCATGGCTAAGACTACAGCCCTTGCCTTGGAAAGGGATAACATTTCACTAGGTTGCATCTTTGAtgcatttcctcctcctctgatAGTATAGGAAGAGAGCAATGAAGACCACTTTTGATTGGTCTGCAATATAGAAATATCTTTTATCTAGAACTTCCCAAGCAATGAGAATTGGCACAAATGGCACCTGTTAGTCCAAGCTGGTGACATCCATAGGGTGGTGAAGCTGGCTTCCTTCATCTGCCAAGGCCTGTGTCTTTCCAATTGCATCTTCCTTATTTAACATggctttctgttctgttcctttgTGAAAAACTCACACAAGCAACTGAGAGAGACTTCTGCAGCTGGCTAATTGTACACTAGGAATAGTGCTGTGCACAAcggcaccgttctgttttgacagaatagcattttgtttcaaattttgtttcaacttgtaaccgctgttctgtttcatttcgtcaaaacagtttcgctgttttgatgtttcatccataggctataatgggggagctcaaaacagcctataactttgtcatttctggcctgatttggatgaaacttgcaggaatggtagccccttctgaaggcctgaagcctgccaagtttcaaggagataggtgcagggattcagggaaactgcacctcaagctgtggacaagcaaaactcatgacatgggtgacactgtgtgtgttaaggcacagcagggtgaaagctgcaggcttgctagctcctgctgaggccacgaaacctgccagctgtcgaggagataagtgcagggcttctgggttctggggccctgctccactagctgctgacaggcaaaacttgtgacatgtgtgcttgtgcaactgactggcTCTGTCTTGGGGccgaggggggtgaaaactgcaggcatgctagcccctgttgTGGCCATGAAGGCTttcagctgtcaaggagatctgtacagggggagtctgggttctggggcctgcacctctggctgctaacaggcaaaacttgtgacatgggtgggtgacgcTGTGTGTTCAGGTACGCcattcctggcactggggcctctgcacaacatggcattgtgccccactgaggtctcctcccctacagcctcacggcCGGTCCACCAGTAAatggcagcaggtaaaaataacatAGGTGGCTCAGCACCAGTAGTAtcagcagcatctaaggtagccaaactgaaccatcacagagccttttttttttataaaggaattgacagcaagaagtaaagatgttgtgttggatggatatatgttactcgtgTGTGTGATAGCTTATCTAGTGTTTTAATGTTTATAagttttttgtgaaaaaaaacagaatagttaGAGAACTATATCTtgggaagctttcaggttgaaaaaccctttgtcaggctgaggacatacctgcaattggtgtgtcttctggtcctggatggaaggaatagtaaagaagccagaggctggcctggaccgcaattcaggcaagaaagcccgtcagtgaaaatggaaatggaggcgtcagggggggagggacaggctggggtgagggtgggggggaaaggggatgtagcagcacaggtaaaagtgcagaggtgcctggggtgtcagatgtctggcaggtcgcagtgtgccagaactccactgtgtatattgagtccatgagttactGTACCCACtacccaggaggctgatgaagtgcagttcataggcccagctctgaaaagtggtttgtacattcaaacaagcacctaacctcatcaccagaactgaagtcaacttcctacagctcacaACACAAAACTTGCCATCTCCAATACCCCACAAAccgcacaccagaatctatcaaagacaacaaaacccagctACTTGTTGGGGCAAGttcctcaccaaaaaacactGCCtcgtctctcaggcctgatcctgagagggaataaattacaaaccacttttcacagccaggcctatgaacttcacttcttcagcctcgtaggtacagaaactcatagactcaatatacacagtggagttctggcacactgcgactcGCCGGACATCTGACtacccaggcacctctgcacttttgccTGCGCTGCTacgtctccctccccacccccttgccctggCCTGTCCCTCACACCCTgtcacctccatttccattttcattgactggcctTCTTACCTGCATTTTTAGCcaggccagcctcagctgctttactattccttccatccaggaccaggagacacaccaactgcaggtacttcctcagcctgacaaaggttttttcaacgcaaaagctggcatcccaggcagctaagctgagctcactgggagcctcacaactgcactgcaaacagcaagtgtcaggcctgtcaaagacatgacaggtctgggctttccccagccaggactgtgtgtgcgcatgcgttagctggaggttatggcacctcctacccgcctttcaccaggggattgttggtcctggcatttacacagctgccgtgccaccagcagtcccaccaggcctccctaccctggcagggtgcagttttagtggtcttGCCCAGGACCtcaggcctcctccttccccatagccccagctcatacctcccaGTTCTTCCTAGCAGGGGAGCGAGCTCAGCAGGGACGTGTTCTTCACCTTCTGGCTAGTGATGCAGTGAGTGTCCCCTCCAGCTGAAAGCAGGCcattaactggtttttaaaaaatgaaaaaagaaaaaaggtgtgGACGGAGTGAGGATGGTGGCATTCAGtccgtctgcacctggagcttggagaaccccagcagcgggaggttcaccatcaggaacaccagctgctgcaccaaCGTAGGAtacaagcaggtgcagtggggtgtcactatagccccagcaatgctgaacaccctctcacttggaacactggtcggtggacaggacaggtgctcacaggcaactgtggccagatccggccacatctggctgtggcttgcccagtaggccaaggggtcacacagcagtggctccatgtcctcggcaagataggcagccaccaaggcgtGAGTGCTACCTGcttgatggtggggtctgggggCTCTGGACCCTGCCATAGAAGCCATGCCCATAGCCcatattggcagtgcctgtggtggaggacacgactggctggtggatggcctGCTAGCATGGAACAGTAGATATCCCTGTTCCACATCCCGCCTCTgccgttctgcctccctgactttctttaccagtggtgctggctcctaccctggtgcctctgtccactgatttagcatttggctgctgcatacagtgcccttcacccttggctcacacatggcggccagcacatggactgtgctggactgcaagggatcaagccattttctgatgccctccttcagccgcctcaccagtgcctgcacatctggtgacagtggcttgccccagccaggaacattgatcccctggaaactctccatttggctctgaagttccctcgctgtggggatcacctggctaaggagggcatcagcagtgctgaggctctcggtggcctcaaggaagggcttgaggaccaccaagatctgggagatggtaccccactcagctctgttcggGGGCCTGCTGATCCCGACCTCCCTGAGCTAGGCTATCTCatgaatggccttctgttgctccaccagcctctcgagcatcaggtatgtggagttccaccaagtctccacatcctgtatgattttgtgctgtgggacgGTCAGTTCTTTTTGTTtatcccgcagcatcttgcctgcCTTGATGCTTTGGTGGAAGTAGCttgccacctttctgcattttgaaattagcttgttggtggttctggcaccatcactggcagccctgtctccctccaaggcatccctgacaacaaggtgcaGCCTGTGTGTCACACAGCGAATGCCaagaaagttggcatcatggaccgccttcctagtttcatagttggtagggtcggaagggacctgagcagatcatcaagtccagccccctgccgtggcaggaaaaagtaatggggtcaaatgaccccggcaaggtgttcatccagcctcctcttatagacccccagggtaggagccagcaccacttctcttggaagttggttccagatcctggccaccctgacagtgaagtagcgcctcctgatgcctagcctgaatctaccctctgccagcttgtgaccgttatttctagtcactcctggtagtgctcgggggaacagggactcctccaatgcctgccggtcccctctgactagtttgtaaca includes:
- the AEN gene encoding apoptosis-enhancing nuclease encodes the protein MPAGKGQAPGVLRPVKACRLGQKESEGRFLEYYYAKRDLCCAQSKAQPCLPAEADSQALQIQAKKKSRKHQRFMKRRALLEQRGLLGPKLGQKVQPVILQLPEADMAQEPLTKKTGSCGQPASMVREQPAGETHAKLTKPKQVRSQAESDSPEGPAGQRLLSPPQDLACRLSLPASSKSGRVSLSWSLQRPWKYVAIDCEMVGTGPGGKLSELARCTVVSYNGDVVYDKYIRPELPIVDYRTPWSGITKRHMQNATPFKAAQREVLQILKDKIVVGHAIHNDFQALKYFHPKEQTRDTSRIPLLNQKAGFPLKASVSLKSLARQLLHTRIQVGRRGHSSVEDAQTSMELYRLVEEEWEQKLASSLPHSFPSSPTDSNTDSNHYLDDQYWPTDLNID